Proteins from a genomic interval of Syngnathus acus chromosome 4, fSynAcu1.2, whole genome shotgun sequence:
- the crb1 gene encoding protein crumbs homolog 1 isoform X1, giving the protein MLQWAAEVCVEVLLELTTHETLQADQQNHHRNNILCLRKAGWFLVTIMDVIHFSRFKSLAWTILISSLFVTYGASPSGHPPGVNLCSPNPCQNQALCQIREDGYACFCVPGFQGSHCQIDVNECVSQPCANGGTCVDRVGRYSCLCAAGFTGPTCEVSIDECQLQPCLNGGSCHDNTGGSLCTCPPGFQGRRCEIDIDECQDKPCQNGAPCIDGHNGYSCDCSQTAFSGGHCESPKQQCNSQPCFNSATCTESQGHYTCQCLPGFKGTLCEIDINECGSNPCLNGGRCIERSWRVLFGIEPLLPERYDPQHAAGYICSCPPGTTGSLCQELINHCDANPCQNGGKCESHDGGYMCHCNKQRSKGYLYGGANCHVRLVGCDGHECQNQGSCNPFLLDGTHGYTCSCSAGHSGPLCKTPTAFSFERSGYLLLQSPFVDAEISCNITLSFKTALPRAVLFQRSIRGLLLCLELQEGQLHLTLRRQTAAKLQVLSRIGALELSHAVADGEWHTVEAVLTNRVLALRLLSDAATCERQLCYKVAPVQNNMEGSASLPQNTFIGGVRKDPSEDSSIPPFIGCMRDVLVDWQLIVPEEWLSDSAVNVSPGCSHRDRCEDAPCQNNGLCVNLWQSYRCQCPRPYMGQDCEEEHASARFGSEDSLSYAVFNVTDDLGEGLSISLFLRTRKPGGLLLAAGNGSTRYLHVWLEDGVVTAQLGDIESLRGESALNDGQVHFVNVEVARGRMTLHVEAHKQAEAQVRTYAIRAGDSVYVGGLLDSRAAAVWGGGHFKGCIQDLQINDRRLHFFALDTLVTTFPLQLMENVTAGCSGDNTCSRNPCLNGGMCYTAWDDFTCACPPSTAGRHCEDVRWCQLSPCPADAECKIVHQGYECHTNATFLNDTTVLVYRGNGHILRNLTNLSFNLRTRKRSAAILHAEKDSAFVTLSVQDGFLFMDLQSSTGDAEEDKSAVSLNSVRSVSDGEWHAVHLFMTAPWTNRSQWTLVLDDEVDEAVTSRGQGGNLDFLREGVDIFLGGLTTDVGWSLAGCLGTVELGGIALSYLSSSQVNLPQLQKEKFIQTSLNPPLVACSGASVCAPDPCLNGGECRDFFNYYNCSCAEGWAGRHCGFLADPCASGPCIHGNCSINGLTFECSCEPGYDGMHCEEEVDICEKHLCANGGTCLHGLDRYACLCPENYTGPLCNERVEEIPWYIVVRNVRPNLPASVCGDDLKNYTCFNGGNCTKRDLSCDCPPGFAGHRCEQEIDECKSNPCLNGGYCRNLINKFLCVCDMSYAGDICQTDLTSEGVTSDLLLAISLVSVILLLVVMLTSVGLVVALNRRATHGTYSPSRQEKDGSRVEMWSVTQTPPMERLI; this is encoded by the exons ATGCTCCAATGGGCAGCAGAAGTGTGTGTTGAAGTGCTTCTGGAGTTGACAACACATGAGACCCTGCAGGCAGATCAGCAAAATCACCATCGTAACAACATTTTGTGCTTAAGAAAAGCAGGATGGTTCCTCGTCACGATTATGGATGTGATTCATTTTTCCAGATTTAAATCACTCGCATGGACAATTCTTATCTCCTCACTGTTTGTGACCTATG GTGCGTCTCCTTCGGGGCACCCTCCAGGTGTGAATCTGTGCTCACCAAATCCTTGCCAAAACCAAGCCTTGTGTCAAATCCGCGAGGACGGCTACGCCTGCTTCTGCGTGCCGGGCTTCCAGGGTTCTCACTGTCAGATCGATGTCAACGAATGCGTCTCCCAGCCCTGCGCAAACGGAGGCACCTGTGTTGACAGAGTGGGCCGATACTCCTGTCTCTGTGCCGCTGGCTTCACTG GGCCCACTTGTGAGGTCTCCATTGATGAGTGTCAATTACAGCCGTGTCTCAATGGCGGCAGTTGCCACGACAACACGGGTGGCTCGCTTTGCACCTGCCCGCCCGGTTTCCAAGGCCGCCGTTGTGAAATCGACATTGATGAATGCCAAGACAAGCCGTGCCAAAACGGGGCTCCCTGTATAGATGGACACAATGG ATATAGCTGTGACTGCTCACAAACAGCCTTTAGTGGTGGCCATTGTGAGAGCCCGAAACAACAATGCAACTCTCAACCGTGTTTCAACAGTGCCACCTGTACGGAAAGTCAGGGTCATTACACCTGTCAATGCTTGCCAG GGTTTAAGGGGACACTCTGTGAAATAGACATCAATGAGTGCGGCAGTAACCCGTGCTTGAACGGAGGCCGCTGCATCGAGAGGTCGTGGCGGGTTCTTTTTGGTATCGAGCCACTGCTACCCGAACGCTACGACCCGCAGCACGCTGCGGGCTACATTTGCAGCTGCCCTCCGGGAACAACAG GTTCCCTCTGCCAGGAGCTAATAAACCACTGTGATGCCAACCCGTGCCAGAATGGGGGGAAGTGCGAGAGCCATGATGGGGGCTACATGTGTCACTGCAACAAACAACGTAGCAAAGGCTATCTTTACGGAGGTGCAAACTGCCACGTGAGGCTGGTGGGTTGTGACGGCCATGAGTGCCAGAACCAAGGCTCCTGCAATCCCTTCCTTCTGGACGGAACTCACGGCTACACCTGCTCCTGCTCGGCCGGACACAGCGGTCCGCTCTGCAAGACCCCCACCGCCTTCTCGTTCGAACGTAGCGGCTACCTTCTGCTACAGAGCCCCTTTGTGGATGCTGAGATCTCTTGCAATATCACCCTCAGCTTCAAGACCGCTTTGCCCCGGGCTGTATTGTTCCAGCGGAGCATTCGGGGTCTTCTGCTATGCCTGGAGCTGCAAGAGGGCCAGCTTCACCTCACGCTTCGAAGGCAAACCGCCGCCAAGCTCCAAGTACTGAGTCGAATTGGAGCTTTGGAGCTGTCGCACGCGGTCGCCGATGGAGAGTGGCATACGGTCGAGGCGGTGCTCACAAACCGGGTGCTCGCTTTGAGACTCTTGAGTGACGCGGCGACATGCGAAAGGCAGCTATGCTATAAGGTCGCACCGGTCCAGAATAACATGGAGGGCTCGGCGTCGCTCCCTCAGAACACCTTCATCGGAGGGGTGCGAAAGGATCCGAGCGAGGACTCCTCAATTCCGCCATTTATCGGTTGCATGCGGGATGTCTTGGTGGACTGGCAATTGATTGTCCCCGAGGAGTGGCTGAGCGACTCCGCTGTCAACGTGTCGCCTGGCTGCAGCCACCGAGACCGCTGCGAGGATGCGCCTTGCCAAAACAATGGACTGTGTGTCAACTTGTGGCAGAGCTACCGGTGCCAGTGTCCAAGGCCTTACATGGGCCAAGACTGCGAAGAGG AACATGCGAGCGCTCGCTTTGGGAGCGAGGACTCGCTGAGCTACGCCGTCTTCAACGTCACGGATGACCTGGGTGAAGGCCTCTCGATCTCTCTCTTCCTCCGCACGCGCAAGCCCGGCGGCCTCCTGCTGGCGGCGGGCAACGGCAGCACGCGCTACCTGCACGTGTGGCTGGAGGACGGCGTGGTCACGGCTCAGCTCGGTGACATCGAGAGCCTGAGGGGAGAGAGCGCGCTCAATGACGGCCAAGTTCACTTTGTGAATGTGGAGGTGGCCAGGGGCCGAATGACGCTGCACGTGGAGGCTCACAAACAAGCTGAAGCCCAGGTCAGGACTTACGCCATTCGAGCAGGAGATAGCGTCTATGTCGGAGGTCTGCTGGACAGCCGTGCTGCTGccgtttggggggggggacattttAAAGGATGCATCCAAGACCTGCAGATAAATGACAGGAGATTGCACTTTTTTGCTTTGGACACTTTGGTGACGACATTCCCTTTGCAACTCATGGAGAATGTGACTGCTGGCTGCTCCGGTGACAACACCTGCAGT AGGAACCCTTGTCTCAACGGGGGAATGTGTTACACCGCGTGGGACGATTTCACTTGCGCTTGCCCACCCAGCACAGCAGGGCGGCACTGTGAAGACGTCAGATGGTGCCAATTGTCTCCGTGCCCTGCGGATGCTGAGTGCAAGATAGTCCACCAAGGATATGAAT GTCACACCAATGCAACTTTCCTGAATGACACCACGGTGCTGGTCTACAGAGGAAACGGACACATATTGCGCAACCTAACCAACCTCTCTTTCAACCTGCGCACTCGGAAACGTAGCGCAGCCATCCTCCACGCGGAGAAGGATTCTGCCTTTGTCACGCTCTCTGTCCAAGACGGCTTCCTCTTCATGGATCTTCAGAGCTCCACCGGAGACGCAGAGGAAGACAAGTCCGCAGTCAGCCTCAACAGCGTGAGATCTGTCAGCGATGGCGAGTGGCACGCTGTCCACTTGTTCATGACTGCCCCGTGGACGAATAGATCTCAGTGGACTCTGGTGCTGGATGATGAAGTCGATGAAGCCGTCACTTCCAGGGGTCAAGGGGGCAACCTGGACTTCCTCAGGGAGGGAGTAGACATCTTCCTGGGAGGTTTGACCACCGACGTTGGATGGTCACTGGCAGGGTGCCTGGGCACGGTGGAGCTAGGCGGGATCGCTCTGTCTTACCTCAGCTCTTCTCAGGTCAACCTTCCACAATTACAGAAGGAGAAATTCATCCAGACGTCCCTCAATCCTCCGCTGGTCGCTTGCAGCGGGGCGTCGGTGTGCGCGCCCGATCCGTGCTTGAACGGAGGAGAGTGCCGAGACTTCTTCAACTACTACAACTGCAGCTGCGCCGAGGGCTGGGCGGGGCGGCACTGCGGCTTCTTGGCCGACCCCTGCGCCTCCGGACCTTGTATCCACGGCAACTGCAGCATCAACGGGCTGACCTTCGAATGCTCTTGTGAACCGGGATACGACGGAATGCACTGCGAGGAGGAAGTTGacatctgtgaaaagcatCTGTGTGCAAATGGAGGCACCTGCTTGCATGGACTTGACCGATACGCCTGTCTGTGCCCTGAGAACTACACCGGACCGCTTTGCAA TGAACGGGTTGAAGAAATTCCTTGGTACATTGTTGTCAGAAATGT GCGGCCCAACCTTCCTGCGTCTGTGTGCGGAGATGACTTGAAAAACTACACTTGCTTCAACGGCGGCAACTGCACCAAGCGCGACTTGTCGTGTGACTGCCCGCCTGGCTTTGCTGGACACCG GTGTGAGCAGGAGATAGACGAATGCAAGTCCAACCCGTGTCTGAACGGAGGCTACTGCCGCAACTTGATCAACAAGTTCCTGTGCGTGTGCGACATGAGCTACGCCGGCGACATATGCCAGACGGAC TTGACCTCAGAAGGCGTGACCTCTGACCTACTACTGGCCATCAGCCTGGTGTCCGTCATCCTGCTGCTGGTTGTGATGCTGACTTCGGTCGGACTGGTGGTGGCGCTGAACCGCCGAGCCACCCACGGCACTTACAGCCCCAGTCGGCAGGAGAAGGACGGATCTCGTGTGGAGATGTGGAGCGTCACCCAGACTCCACCCATGGAGAGGCTCATCTGA
- the crb1 gene encoding protein crumbs homolog 1 isoform X2: MRIHTGWIWAVLWLGTGSLCQELINHCDANPCQNGGKCESHDGGYMCHCNKQRSKGYLYGGANCHVRLVGCDGHECQNQGSCNPFLLDGTHGYTCSCSAGHSGPLCKTPTAFSFERSGYLLLQSPFVDAEISCNITLSFKTALPRAVLFQRSIRGLLLCLELQEGQLHLTLRRQTAAKLQVLSRIGALELSHAVADGEWHTVEAVLTNRVLALRLLSDAATCERQLCYKVAPVQNNMEGSASLPQNTFIGGVRKDPSEDSSIPPFIGCMRDVLVDWQLIVPEEWLSDSAVNVSPGCSHRDRCEDAPCQNNGLCVNLWQSYRCQCPRPYMGQDCEEEHASARFGSEDSLSYAVFNVTDDLGEGLSISLFLRTRKPGGLLLAAGNGSTRYLHVWLEDGVVTAQLGDIESLRGESALNDGQVHFVNVEVARGRMTLHVEAHKQAEAQVRTYAIRAGDSVYVGGLLDSRAAAVWGGGHFKGCIQDLQINDRRLHFFALDTLVTTFPLQLMENVTAGCSGDNTCSRNPCLNGGMCYTAWDDFTCACPPSTAGRHCEDVRWCQLSPCPADAECKIVHQGYECHTNATFLNDTTVLVYRGNGHILRNLTNLSFNLRTRKRSAAILHAEKDSAFVTLSVQDGFLFMDLQSSTGDAEEDKSAVSLNSVRSVSDGEWHAVHLFMTAPWTNRSQWTLVLDDEVDEAVTSRGQGGNLDFLREGVDIFLGGLTTDVGWSLAGCLGTVELGGIALSYLSSSQVNLPQLQKEKFIQTSLNPPLVACSGASVCAPDPCLNGGECRDFFNYYNCSCAEGWAGRHCGFLADPCASGPCIHGNCSINGLTFECSCEPGYDGMHCEEEVDICEKHLCANGGTCLHGLDRYACLCPENYTGPLCNERVEEIPWYIVVRNVRPNLPASVCGDDLKNYTCFNGGNCTKRDLSCDCPPGFAGHRCEQEIDECKSNPCLNGGYCRNLINKFLCVCDMSYAGDICQTDLTSEGVTSDLLLAISLVSVILLLVVMLTSVGLVVALNRRATHGTYSPSRQEKDGSRVEMWSVTQTPPMERLI; this comes from the exons ATGCGGATACACACAGGATGGATTTGGGCGGTTCTCTGGCTTGGAACAG GTTCCCTCTGCCAGGAGCTAATAAACCACTGTGATGCCAACCCGTGCCAGAATGGGGGGAAGTGCGAGAGCCATGATGGGGGCTACATGTGTCACTGCAACAAACAACGTAGCAAAGGCTATCTTTACGGAGGTGCAAACTGCCACGTGAGGCTGGTGGGTTGTGACGGCCATGAGTGCCAGAACCAAGGCTCCTGCAATCCCTTCCTTCTGGACGGAACTCACGGCTACACCTGCTCCTGCTCGGCCGGACACAGCGGTCCGCTCTGCAAGACCCCCACCGCCTTCTCGTTCGAACGTAGCGGCTACCTTCTGCTACAGAGCCCCTTTGTGGATGCTGAGATCTCTTGCAATATCACCCTCAGCTTCAAGACCGCTTTGCCCCGGGCTGTATTGTTCCAGCGGAGCATTCGGGGTCTTCTGCTATGCCTGGAGCTGCAAGAGGGCCAGCTTCACCTCACGCTTCGAAGGCAAACCGCCGCCAAGCTCCAAGTACTGAGTCGAATTGGAGCTTTGGAGCTGTCGCACGCGGTCGCCGATGGAGAGTGGCATACGGTCGAGGCGGTGCTCACAAACCGGGTGCTCGCTTTGAGACTCTTGAGTGACGCGGCGACATGCGAAAGGCAGCTATGCTATAAGGTCGCACCGGTCCAGAATAACATGGAGGGCTCGGCGTCGCTCCCTCAGAACACCTTCATCGGAGGGGTGCGAAAGGATCCGAGCGAGGACTCCTCAATTCCGCCATTTATCGGTTGCATGCGGGATGTCTTGGTGGACTGGCAATTGATTGTCCCCGAGGAGTGGCTGAGCGACTCCGCTGTCAACGTGTCGCCTGGCTGCAGCCACCGAGACCGCTGCGAGGATGCGCCTTGCCAAAACAATGGACTGTGTGTCAACTTGTGGCAGAGCTACCGGTGCCAGTGTCCAAGGCCTTACATGGGCCAAGACTGCGAAGAGG AACATGCGAGCGCTCGCTTTGGGAGCGAGGACTCGCTGAGCTACGCCGTCTTCAACGTCACGGATGACCTGGGTGAAGGCCTCTCGATCTCTCTCTTCCTCCGCACGCGCAAGCCCGGCGGCCTCCTGCTGGCGGCGGGCAACGGCAGCACGCGCTACCTGCACGTGTGGCTGGAGGACGGCGTGGTCACGGCTCAGCTCGGTGACATCGAGAGCCTGAGGGGAGAGAGCGCGCTCAATGACGGCCAAGTTCACTTTGTGAATGTGGAGGTGGCCAGGGGCCGAATGACGCTGCACGTGGAGGCTCACAAACAAGCTGAAGCCCAGGTCAGGACTTACGCCATTCGAGCAGGAGATAGCGTCTATGTCGGAGGTCTGCTGGACAGCCGTGCTGCTGccgtttggggggggggacattttAAAGGATGCATCCAAGACCTGCAGATAAATGACAGGAGATTGCACTTTTTTGCTTTGGACACTTTGGTGACGACATTCCCTTTGCAACTCATGGAGAATGTGACTGCTGGCTGCTCCGGTGACAACACCTGCAGT AGGAACCCTTGTCTCAACGGGGGAATGTGTTACACCGCGTGGGACGATTTCACTTGCGCTTGCCCACCCAGCACAGCAGGGCGGCACTGTGAAGACGTCAGATGGTGCCAATTGTCTCCGTGCCCTGCGGATGCTGAGTGCAAGATAGTCCACCAAGGATATGAAT GTCACACCAATGCAACTTTCCTGAATGACACCACGGTGCTGGTCTACAGAGGAAACGGACACATATTGCGCAACCTAACCAACCTCTCTTTCAACCTGCGCACTCGGAAACGTAGCGCAGCCATCCTCCACGCGGAGAAGGATTCTGCCTTTGTCACGCTCTCTGTCCAAGACGGCTTCCTCTTCATGGATCTTCAGAGCTCCACCGGAGACGCAGAGGAAGACAAGTCCGCAGTCAGCCTCAACAGCGTGAGATCTGTCAGCGATGGCGAGTGGCACGCTGTCCACTTGTTCATGACTGCCCCGTGGACGAATAGATCTCAGTGGACTCTGGTGCTGGATGATGAAGTCGATGAAGCCGTCACTTCCAGGGGTCAAGGGGGCAACCTGGACTTCCTCAGGGAGGGAGTAGACATCTTCCTGGGAGGTTTGACCACCGACGTTGGATGGTCACTGGCAGGGTGCCTGGGCACGGTGGAGCTAGGCGGGATCGCTCTGTCTTACCTCAGCTCTTCTCAGGTCAACCTTCCACAATTACAGAAGGAGAAATTCATCCAGACGTCCCTCAATCCTCCGCTGGTCGCTTGCAGCGGGGCGTCGGTGTGCGCGCCCGATCCGTGCTTGAACGGAGGAGAGTGCCGAGACTTCTTCAACTACTACAACTGCAGCTGCGCCGAGGGCTGGGCGGGGCGGCACTGCGGCTTCTTGGCCGACCCCTGCGCCTCCGGACCTTGTATCCACGGCAACTGCAGCATCAACGGGCTGACCTTCGAATGCTCTTGTGAACCGGGATACGACGGAATGCACTGCGAGGAGGAAGTTGacatctgtgaaaagcatCTGTGTGCAAATGGAGGCACCTGCTTGCATGGACTTGACCGATACGCCTGTCTGTGCCCTGAGAACTACACCGGACCGCTTTGCAA TGAACGGGTTGAAGAAATTCCTTGGTACATTGTTGTCAGAAATGT GCGGCCCAACCTTCCTGCGTCTGTGTGCGGAGATGACTTGAAAAACTACACTTGCTTCAACGGCGGCAACTGCACCAAGCGCGACTTGTCGTGTGACTGCCCGCCTGGCTTTGCTGGACACCG GTGTGAGCAGGAGATAGACGAATGCAAGTCCAACCCGTGTCTGAACGGAGGCTACTGCCGCAACTTGATCAACAAGTTCCTGTGCGTGTGCGACATGAGCTACGCCGGCGACATATGCCAGACGGAC TTGACCTCAGAAGGCGTGACCTCTGACCTACTACTGGCCATCAGCCTGGTGTCCGTCATCCTGCTGCTGGTTGTGATGCTGACTTCGGTCGGACTGGTGGTGGCGCTGAACCGCCGAGCCACCCACGGCACTTACAGCCCCAGTCGGCAGGAGAAGGACGGATCTCGTGTGGAGATGTGGAGCGTCACCCAGACTCCACCCATGGAGAGGCTCATCTGA